The Piliocolobus tephrosceles isolate RC106 chromosome 2, ASM277652v3, whole genome shotgun sequence genome window below encodes:
- the CSPG5 gene encoding chondroitin sulfate proteoglycan 5 isoform X3 has protein sequence MGRAGGGGPGRGPPPLLLLLGAALVLASGAVPAREAGSAVEAEELVKGRPAWEPRANDTREEAGPPAAGEDEASWTAPGGEPAGPEEVLQATGTAWLEADNPGLGGVTAEAGSGDAQALPATLQAPHEVLGQSIMPPAIPEATEASGPPSPTPGDKLSPASELPKESPLEVWLNLGGSTPDPQGPEPTYPFQGTLEPQPASDIIDIDYFQGLDGEGRGADLGSFPGSPGTSENHPDTEGETPSWSLLDLYDDFTPFDESDFYPTTSFYDDLDEEEEEEEDDKDAVGGGDLEDENELLVPTGKPGLGPGTGQPNSRWHAVPPQHTLGSVPGSSIALRPRPGEPGRDLASSENGTECRSGFVRHNGSCRSVCDLFPSYCHNGGQCYLVENIGAFCRCNTQDYIWHKGMRCESIITDFQVMCVAVGSAALVLLLLFMMTVFFAKKLYLLKTENTKLRRTKMILVLPTKSRRLSNPA, from the exons CGCGTGAGGCGGGCAGCGCGGTGGAGGCCGAAGAGCTGGTGAAGGGCAGGCCGGCGTGGGAGCCGCGTGCCAACGATACGCGGGAAGAAGCCGGCCCACCAGCGGCTGGGGAAGATGAGGCCTCGTGGACCGCGCCTGGCGGCGAGCCGGCCGGGCCAGAGGAGGTGCTGCAGGCGACCGGCACCGCCTGGCTGGAGGCTGACAACCCAGGCCTGGGAGGAGTGACCGCAGAGGCGGGTAGCGGCGATGCCCAGGCCCTTCCAGCTACGCTCCAGGCTCCCCACGAGGTCCTCGGGCAGTCAATCATGCCCCCTGCCATTCCTGAGGCTACAGAGGCCAGCGGgccaccctcccccacccctggcGACAAGCTGAGCCCAGCTTCTGAACTCCCCAAGGAGAGCCCCTTGGAGGTTTGGCTGAACCTGGGGGGCAGCACACCCGACCCTCAAGGGCCAGAGCCGACTTACCCCTTTCAGGGCACCCTGGAGCCCCAACCGGCATCAGATATCATTGACATCGACTACTTCCAAGGATTGGATGGTGAGGGTCGTGGCGCAGACCTGGGGAGCTTCCCAGGGTCACCAGGAACCTCAGAGAACCACCCTGATACTGAGGGAGAGACCCCTTCCTGGAGCCTGCTTGACTTATACGATGATTTCACCCCCTTTGATGAATCTGATTTCTACCCTACCACATCCTTTTATGATGACttggatgaagaggaggaggaggaggaggatgacaaAGATGCAGTAGGAGGTGGAGACCTAGAAGATGAAAATGAGCTTCTAGTGCCCACTGGGAAGCCCGGTCTGGGGCCCGGGACAGGCCAGCCCAACAGTCGGTGGCATGCTGTCCCTCCACAGCACACTCTGGGGTCGGTCCCTGGCAGCAGCATCGCCCTCAGGCCCCGCCCAGGAGAGCCAGGCAGGGACCTGGCCTCCAGTGAAAATGGCACTGAGTGCCGCAGTGGCTTTGTGCGGCATAATGGCTCCTGCCGGTCAGTGTGCGACCTCTTCCCAAGTTACTGTCACAATGGCGGCCAGTGCTACCTGGTGGAGAACATAGGGGCCTTCTGCAG GTGCAACACGCAGGACTACATCTGGCACAAGGGGATGCGCTGTGAGTCCATCATCACCGACTTCCAGGTGATGTGCGTGGCCGTGGGCTCGGCTGCCCTCGTCCTGCTCCTGCTCTTCATGATGACGGTGTTCTTCGCCAAGAAGCTCTACCTGCTCAAGACGGAGAACACCAAGCTGCGTAGGACCAA GATGATCCTAGTGCTCCCCACAAAATCCAGGAGGCTCTCAAATCCTGCCTGA
- the CSPG5 gene encoding chondroitin sulfate proteoglycan 5 isoform X1 — protein sequence MGRAGGGGPGRGPPPLLLLLGAALVLASGAVPAREAGSAVEAEELVKGRPAWEPRANDTREEAGPPAAGEDEASWTAPGGEPAGPEEVLQATGTAWLEADNPGLGGVTAEAGSGDAQALPATLQAPHEVLGQSIMPPAIPEATEASGPPSPTPGDKLSPASELPKESPLEVWLNLGGSTPDPQGPEPTYPFQGTLEPQPASDIIDIDYFQGLDGEGRGADLGSFPGSPGTSENHPDTEGETPSWSLLDLYDDFTPFDESDFYPTTSFYDDLDEEEEEEEDDKDAVGGGDLEDENELLVPTGKPGLGPGTGQPNSRWHAVPPQHTLGSVPGSSIALRPRPGEPGRDLASSENGTECRSGFVRHNGSCRSVCDLFPSYCHNGGQCYLVENIGAFCRCNTQDYIWHKGMRCESIITDFQVMCVAVGSAALVLLLLFMMTVFFAKKLYLLKTENTKLRRTNKFRTPAELHNDNFSLSTIAEGSHPNVRKLCNTPRTSSPHARALAHYDNVICQDDPSAPHKIQEALKSCLKEEESFNIQNSMSPKLEGGKGDQADLDVNCLQNNLT from the exons CGCGTGAGGCGGGCAGCGCGGTGGAGGCCGAAGAGCTGGTGAAGGGCAGGCCGGCGTGGGAGCCGCGTGCCAACGATACGCGGGAAGAAGCCGGCCCACCAGCGGCTGGGGAAGATGAGGCCTCGTGGACCGCGCCTGGCGGCGAGCCGGCCGGGCCAGAGGAGGTGCTGCAGGCGACCGGCACCGCCTGGCTGGAGGCTGACAACCCAGGCCTGGGAGGAGTGACCGCAGAGGCGGGTAGCGGCGATGCCCAGGCCCTTCCAGCTACGCTCCAGGCTCCCCACGAGGTCCTCGGGCAGTCAATCATGCCCCCTGCCATTCCTGAGGCTACAGAGGCCAGCGGgccaccctcccccacccctggcGACAAGCTGAGCCCAGCTTCTGAACTCCCCAAGGAGAGCCCCTTGGAGGTTTGGCTGAACCTGGGGGGCAGCACACCCGACCCTCAAGGGCCAGAGCCGACTTACCCCTTTCAGGGCACCCTGGAGCCCCAACCGGCATCAGATATCATTGACATCGACTACTTCCAAGGATTGGATGGTGAGGGTCGTGGCGCAGACCTGGGGAGCTTCCCAGGGTCACCAGGAACCTCAGAGAACCACCCTGATACTGAGGGAGAGACCCCTTCCTGGAGCCTGCTTGACTTATACGATGATTTCACCCCCTTTGATGAATCTGATTTCTACCCTACCACATCCTTTTATGATGACttggatgaagaggaggaggaggaggaggatgacaaAGATGCAGTAGGAGGTGGAGACCTAGAAGATGAAAATGAGCTTCTAGTGCCCACTGGGAAGCCCGGTCTGGGGCCCGGGACAGGCCAGCCCAACAGTCGGTGGCATGCTGTCCCTCCACAGCACACTCTGGGGTCGGTCCCTGGCAGCAGCATCGCCCTCAGGCCCCGCCCAGGAGAGCCAGGCAGGGACCTGGCCTCCAGTGAAAATGGCACTGAGTGCCGCAGTGGCTTTGTGCGGCATAATGGCTCCTGCCGGTCAGTGTGCGACCTCTTCCCAAGTTACTGTCACAATGGCGGCCAGTGCTACCTGGTGGAGAACATAGGGGCCTTCTGCAG GTGCAACACGCAGGACTACATCTGGCACAAGGGGATGCGCTGTGAGTCCATCATCACCGACTTCCAGGTGATGTGCGTGGCCGTGGGCTCGGCTGCCCTCGTCCTGCTCCTGCTCTTCATGATGACGGTGTTCTTCGCCAAGAAGCTCTACCTGCTCAAGACGGAGAACACCAAGCTGCGTAGGACCAA CAAATTCCGGACCCCAGCTGAGCTCCACAATGATAACTTCTCCCTCTCCACCATTGCCGAGGGCTCTCACCCAAATGTAAGGAAACTTTGCAACACTCCCCGTACCTCCTCCCCCCATGCCCGTGCCTTGGCTCACTATGATAACGTTATCTGTCAG GATGATCCTAGTGCTCCCCACAAAATCCAGGAGGCTCTCAAATCCTGCCTGAAAGAGGAGGAGTCATTTAACATCCAGAACTCCATGTCGCCCAAACTTGAGGGTGGCAAAGGTGACCAGGCTGACTTGGATGTGAACTGTCTTCAGAATAATTTAACCTAA
- the CSPG5 gene encoding chondroitin sulfate proteoglycan 5 isoform X5 has translation MPPAIPEATEASGPPSPTPGDKLSPASELPKESPLEVWLNLGGSTPDPQGPEPTYPFQGTLEPQPASDIIDIDYFQGLDGEGRGADLGSFPGSPGTSENHPDTEGETPSWSLLDLYDDFTPFDESDFYPTTSFYDDLDEEEEEEEDDKDAVGGGDLEDENELLVPTGKPGLGPGTGQPNSRWHAVPPQHTLGSVPGSSIALRPRPGEPGRDLASSENGTECRSGFVRHNGSCRSVCDLFPSYCHNGGQCYLVENIGAFCRCNTQDYIWHKGMRCESIITDFQVMCVAVGSAALVLLLLFMMTVFFAKKLYLLKTENTKLRRTNKFRTPAELHNDNFSLSTIAEGSHPNDDPSAPHKIQEALKSCLKEEESFNIQNSMSPKLEGGKGDQADLDVNCLQNNLT, from the exons ATGCCCCCTGCCATTCCTGAGGCTACAGAGGCCAGCGGgccaccctcccccacccctggcGACAAGCTGAGCCCAGCTTCTGAACTCCCCAAGGAGAGCCCCTTGGAGGTTTGGCTGAACCTGGGGGGCAGCACACCCGACCCTCAAGGGCCAGAGCCGACTTACCCCTTTCAGGGCACCCTGGAGCCCCAACCGGCATCAGATATCATTGACATCGACTACTTCCAAGGATTGGATGGTGAGGGTCGTGGCGCAGACCTGGGGAGCTTCCCAGGGTCACCAGGAACCTCAGAGAACCACCCTGATACTGAGGGAGAGACCCCTTCCTGGAGCCTGCTTGACTTATACGATGATTTCACCCCCTTTGATGAATCTGATTTCTACCCTACCACATCCTTTTATGATGACttggatgaagaggaggaggaggaggaggatgacaaAGATGCAGTAGGAGGTGGAGACCTAGAAGATGAAAATGAGCTTCTAGTGCCCACTGGGAAGCCCGGTCTGGGGCCCGGGACAGGCCAGCCCAACAGTCGGTGGCATGCTGTCCCTCCACAGCACACTCTGGGGTCGGTCCCTGGCAGCAGCATCGCCCTCAGGCCCCGCCCAGGAGAGCCAGGCAGGGACCTGGCCTCCAGTGAAAATGGCACTGAGTGCCGCAGTGGCTTTGTGCGGCATAATGGCTCCTGCCGGTCAGTGTGCGACCTCTTCCCAAGTTACTGTCACAATGGCGGCCAGTGCTACCTGGTGGAGAACATAGGGGCCTTCTGCAG GTGCAACACGCAGGACTACATCTGGCACAAGGGGATGCGCTGTGAGTCCATCATCACCGACTTCCAGGTGATGTGCGTGGCCGTGGGCTCGGCTGCCCTCGTCCTGCTCCTGCTCTTCATGATGACGGTGTTCTTCGCCAAGAAGCTCTACCTGCTCAAGACGGAGAACACCAAGCTGCGTAGGACCAA CAAATTCCGGACCCCAGCTGAGCTCCACAATGATAACTTCTCCCTCTCCACCATTGCCGAGGGCTCTCACCCAAAT GATGATCCTAGTGCTCCCCACAAAATCCAGGAGGCTCTCAAATCCTGCCTGAAAGAGGAGGAGTCATTTAACATCCAGAACTCCATGTCGCCCAAACTTGAGGGTGGCAAAGGTGACCAGGCTGACTTGGATGTGAACTGTCTTCAGAATAATTTAACCTAA
- the CSPG5 gene encoding chondroitin sulfate proteoglycan 5 isoform X4: MPPAIPEATEASGPPSPTPGDKLSPASELPKESPLEVWLNLGGSTPDPQGPEPTYPFQGTLEPQPASDIIDIDYFQGLDGEGRGADLGSFPGSPGTSENHPDTEGETPSWSLLDLYDDFTPFDESDFYPTTSFYDDLDEEEEEEEDDKDAVGGGDLEDENELLVPTGKPGLGPGTGQPNSRWHAVPPQHTLGSVPGSSIALRPRPGEPGRDLASSENGTECRSGFVRHNGSCRSVCDLFPSYCHNGGQCYLVENIGAFCRCNTQDYIWHKGMRCESIITDFQVMCVAVGSAALVLLLLFMMTVFFAKKLYLLKTENTKLRRTNKFRTPAELHNDNFSLSTIAEGSHPNVRKLCNTPRTSSPHARALAHYDNVICQDDPSAPHKIQEALKSCLKEEESFNIQNSMSPKLEGGKGDQADLDVNCLQNNLT; the protein is encoded by the exons ATGCCCCCTGCCATTCCTGAGGCTACAGAGGCCAGCGGgccaccctcccccacccctggcGACAAGCTGAGCCCAGCTTCTGAACTCCCCAAGGAGAGCCCCTTGGAGGTTTGGCTGAACCTGGGGGGCAGCACACCCGACCCTCAAGGGCCAGAGCCGACTTACCCCTTTCAGGGCACCCTGGAGCCCCAACCGGCATCAGATATCATTGACATCGACTACTTCCAAGGATTGGATGGTGAGGGTCGTGGCGCAGACCTGGGGAGCTTCCCAGGGTCACCAGGAACCTCAGAGAACCACCCTGATACTGAGGGAGAGACCCCTTCCTGGAGCCTGCTTGACTTATACGATGATTTCACCCCCTTTGATGAATCTGATTTCTACCCTACCACATCCTTTTATGATGACttggatgaagaggaggaggaggaggaggatgacaaAGATGCAGTAGGAGGTGGAGACCTAGAAGATGAAAATGAGCTTCTAGTGCCCACTGGGAAGCCCGGTCTGGGGCCCGGGACAGGCCAGCCCAACAGTCGGTGGCATGCTGTCCCTCCACAGCACACTCTGGGGTCGGTCCCTGGCAGCAGCATCGCCCTCAGGCCCCGCCCAGGAGAGCCAGGCAGGGACCTGGCCTCCAGTGAAAATGGCACTGAGTGCCGCAGTGGCTTTGTGCGGCATAATGGCTCCTGCCGGTCAGTGTGCGACCTCTTCCCAAGTTACTGTCACAATGGCGGCCAGTGCTACCTGGTGGAGAACATAGGGGCCTTCTGCAG GTGCAACACGCAGGACTACATCTGGCACAAGGGGATGCGCTGTGAGTCCATCATCACCGACTTCCAGGTGATGTGCGTGGCCGTGGGCTCGGCTGCCCTCGTCCTGCTCCTGCTCTTCATGATGACGGTGTTCTTCGCCAAGAAGCTCTACCTGCTCAAGACGGAGAACACCAAGCTGCGTAGGACCAA CAAATTCCGGACCCCAGCTGAGCTCCACAATGATAACTTCTCCCTCTCCACCATTGCCGAGGGCTCTCACCCAAATGTAAGGAAACTTTGCAACACTCCCCGTACCTCCTCCCCCCATGCCCGTGCCTTGGCTCACTATGATAACGTTATCTGTCAG GATGATCCTAGTGCTCCCCACAAAATCCAGGAGGCTCTCAAATCCTGCCTGAAAGAGGAGGAGTCATTTAACATCCAGAACTCCATGTCGCCCAAACTTGAGGGTGGCAAAGGTGACCAGGCTGACTTGGATGTGAACTGTCTTCAGAATAATTTAACCTAA
- the CSPG5 gene encoding chondroitin sulfate proteoglycan 5 isoform X2, with protein sequence MGRAGGGGPGRGPPPLLLLLGAALVLASGAVPAREAGSAVEAEELVKGRPAWEPRANDTREEAGPPAAGEDEASWTAPGGEPAGPEEVLQATGTAWLEADNPGLGGVTAEAGSGDAQALPATLQAPHEVLGQSIMPPAIPEATEASGPPSPTPGDKLSPASELPKESPLEVWLNLGGSTPDPQGPEPTYPFQGTLEPQPASDIIDIDYFQGLDGEGRGADLGSFPGSPGTSENHPDTEGETPSWSLLDLYDDFTPFDESDFYPTTSFYDDLDEEEEEEEDDKDAVGGGDLEDENELLVPTGKPGLGPGTGQPNSRWHAVPPQHTLGSVPGSSIALRPRPGEPGRDLASSENGTECRSGFVRHNGSCRSVCDLFPSYCHNGGQCYLVENIGAFCRCNTQDYIWHKGMRCESIITDFQVMCVAVGSAALVLLLLFMMTVFFAKKLYLLKTENTKLRRTNKFRTPAELHNDNFSLSTIAEGSHPNDDPSAPHKIQEALKSCLKEEESFNIQNSMSPKLEGGKGDQADLDVNCLQNNLT encoded by the exons CGCGTGAGGCGGGCAGCGCGGTGGAGGCCGAAGAGCTGGTGAAGGGCAGGCCGGCGTGGGAGCCGCGTGCCAACGATACGCGGGAAGAAGCCGGCCCACCAGCGGCTGGGGAAGATGAGGCCTCGTGGACCGCGCCTGGCGGCGAGCCGGCCGGGCCAGAGGAGGTGCTGCAGGCGACCGGCACCGCCTGGCTGGAGGCTGACAACCCAGGCCTGGGAGGAGTGACCGCAGAGGCGGGTAGCGGCGATGCCCAGGCCCTTCCAGCTACGCTCCAGGCTCCCCACGAGGTCCTCGGGCAGTCAATCATGCCCCCTGCCATTCCTGAGGCTACAGAGGCCAGCGGgccaccctcccccacccctggcGACAAGCTGAGCCCAGCTTCTGAACTCCCCAAGGAGAGCCCCTTGGAGGTTTGGCTGAACCTGGGGGGCAGCACACCCGACCCTCAAGGGCCAGAGCCGACTTACCCCTTTCAGGGCACCCTGGAGCCCCAACCGGCATCAGATATCATTGACATCGACTACTTCCAAGGATTGGATGGTGAGGGTCGTGGCGCAGACCTGGGGAGCTTCCCAGGGTCACCAGGAACCTCAGAGAACCACCCTGATACTGAGGGAGAGACCCCTTCCTGGAGCCTGCTTGACTTATACGATGATTTCACCCCCTTTGATGAATCTGATTTCTACCCTACCACATCCTTTTATGATGACttggatgaagaggaggaggaggaggaggatgacaaAGATGCAGTAGGAGGTGGAGACCTAGAAGATGAAAATGAGCTTCTAGTGCCCACTGGGAAGCCCGGTCTGGGGCCCGGGACAGGCCAGCCCAACAGTCGGTGGCATGCTGTCCCTCCACAGCACACTCTGGGGTCGGTCCCTGGCAGCAGCATCGCCCTCAGGCCCCGCCCAGGAGAGCCAGGCAGGGACCTGGCCTCCAGTGAAAATGGCACTGAGTGCCGCAGTGGCTTTGTGCGGCATAATGGCTCCTGCCGGTCAGTGTGCGACCTCTTCCCAAGTTACTGTCACAATGGCGGCCAGTGCTACCTGGTGGAGAACATAGGGGCCTTCTGCAG GTGCAACACGCAGGACTACATCTGGCACAAGGGGATGCGCTGTGAGTCCATCATCACCGACTTCCAGGTGATGTGCGTGGCCGTGGGCTCGGCTGCCCTCGTCCTGCTCCTGCTCTTCATGATGACGGTGTTCTTCGCCAAGAAGCTCTACCTGCTCAAGACGGAGAACACCAAGCTGCGTAGGACCAA CAAATTCCGGACCCCAGCTGAGCTCCACAATGATAACTTCTCCCTCTCCACCATTGCCGAGGGCTCTCACCCAAAT GATGATCCTAGTGCTCCCCACAAAATCCAGGAGGCTCTCAAATCCTGCCTGAAAGAGGAGGAGTCATTTAACATCCAGAACTCCATGTCGCCCAAACTTGAGGGTGGCAAAGGTGACCAGGCTGACTTGGATGTGAACTGTCTTCAGAATAATTTAACCTAA